In Leucobacter insecticola, one DNA window encodes the following:
- the hisD gene encoding histidinol dehydrogenase, giving the protein MKLTTPILEKYAGHFTRLKTPLDVPAAQRDPKVVETVSAMLLDIEQRGLDAVRDYARKLDRWEGNDFEISASTIASSGDRLDPALREAIELGAERTQAFARRQREGHVDFDVELAPGLHTGVRYVPVGRVGAYMPAGRFPLTASAFMTVGVAKAAGVPHVIACTPPQPSGLANDAVLYTAHVSGVDRVFLLGGVQALAAMAYGLIDELPADMLVGAGNAFVAEAKRQLFGRAAIDLLAGPSEVAVLSDETADPEIVAADLLGQAEHGPNSPAALVTTDEAHGREVIAAVERQLLTLSTSDICGPAWRDFGSVTVADSREVAVALMDDLAPEHLEVITADDAWYHENLSNYGSVFLGEWSTVAYSDKGMAGTNHTLPTAGGAKHSAGLSVSRYLKPLTYQRVEREATPLLAPATITISESEGMSAHAATAQMRLDRFSSN; this is encoded by the coding sequence ATGAAACTCACTACGCCCATCCTCGAAAAGTACGCTGGCCACTTCACGCGCCTCAAGACCCCACTCGATGTGCCTGCCGCGCAGCGCGACCCAAAGGTCGTCGAAACTGTCTCCGCAATGCTTCTCGATATCGAGCAGCGCGGCCTTGACGCCGTCCGCGACTACGCACGCAAGCTCGACCGCTGGGAGGGCAACGACTTCGAAATCTCGGCGAGCACAATCGCCAGCAGCGGGGATCGTCTCGACCCGGCGTTGCGTGAAGCCATCGAGCTGGGCGCAGAGCGCACGCAGGCCTTCGCCCGCCGCCAGCGCGAGGGACACGTCGACTTCGACGTCGAACTCGCACCGGGCCTCCATACGGGCGTTCGCTACGTGCCCGTCGGTCGCGTAGGCGCTTACATGCCCGCTGGCCGGTTCCCGCTCACCGCGAGCGCGTTTATGACCGTCGGTGTGGCGAAGGCCGCCGGCGTGCCCCACGTCATCGCCTGCACGCCGCCGCAGCCGTCAGGTCTCGCAAACGACGCCGTACTCTACACCGCACACGTCTCAGGCGTTGACCGCGTCTTCCTGCTCGGCGGTGTCCAGGCACTCGCTGCAATGGCCTACGGCCTCATCGACGAACTTCCCGCAGACATGCTCGTTGGCGCGGGCAACGCCTTCGTCGCCGAGGCGAAGCGCCAGCTCTTCGGGCGCGCTGCGATCGACCTGCTCGCAGGCCCCTCGGAGGTCGCTGTCTTGTCGGACGAGACCGCCGATCCCGAAATCGTTGCCGCGGATCTGCTCGGCCAGGCCGAGCACGGGCCCAACTCCCCCGCGGCCCTTGTCACCACCGATGAGGCCCACGGCCGTGAGGTCATCGCCGCCGTCGAGCGCCAGCTGCTCACCCTGTCAACCTCCGACATCTGCGGGCCCGCCTGGCGCGACTTCGGCTCGGTGACCGTCGCCGACAGCCGCGAGGTCGCGGTGGCGCTCATGGACGACCTCGCCCCCGAACACCTCGAGGTCATCACCGCGGACGACGCCTGGTACCACGAGAATCTCAGCAACTACGGCTCGGTCTTCCTGGGCGAGTGGAGCACGGTCGCGTACTCAGATAAGGGCATGGCAGGCACCAACCACACGCTGCCCACCGCGGGCGGCGCGAAGCACAGTGCTGGTCTCTCGGTATCGCGCTACCTCAAGCCGCTGACCTACCAGCGTGTTGAGCGCGAGGCGACACCACTGCTCGCACCGGCAACGATCACCATCTCGGAGTCGGAGGGCATGTCCGCCCACGCCGCCACCGCACAGATGCGGCTCGATCGCTTCTCATCGAACTAA
- a CDS encoding FadR/GntR family transcriptional regulator: protein MSDTALSSIVDLLVTMKPGERLPSERELTQKLNVSRNTLRDRIGRLESMGALSRKERQGTFYTGVQAEQTSDVLMLSLMFHQMTLESLISVRHALERQAAIEACANATGEGLKALEISVQAMNQTENGEELLDADGSFHRALFAASASPSLLFFSQMLHSTLQGTLRHLTLEKDFETMRDVHTQILAAVKARDTRAASDAIDAHFAWLHELRASEHEAEDTRQE, encoded by the coding sequence TTGAGCGACACGGCACTGAGTTCAATCGTTGACCTGCTCGTCACTATGAAGCCGGGCGAACGCTTGCCGAGCGAGCGCGAACTGACACAAAAACTCAACGTCAGTCGCAACACGCTGAGGGATCGGATTGGCCGGCTCGAATCAATGGGGGCGCTCTCGCGCAAAGAGCGTCAGGGCACCTTTTATACAGGTGTACAGGCAGAACAAACGAGCGATGTGTTAATGCTCAGCCTAATGTTTCACCAAATGACACTCGAGTCACTCATCTCGGTGCGCCATGCGCTTGAACGACAGGCCGCCATTGAAGCATGCGCGAATGCAACAGGAGAAGGGCTCAAGGCCCTGGAAATCAGTGTCCAAGCGATGAATCAAACCGAGAACGGCGAAGAGCTACTCGATGCCGATGGTTCTTTTCACCGTGCACTTTTCGCGGCTTCGGCCTCGCCGTCCCTCCTTTTCTTTTCACAAATGCTGCATTCGACGCTGCAAGGAACACTACGACACCTCACTCTCGAAAAGGACTTTGAGACGATGCGTGACGTGCACACGCAGATCCTGGCCGCGGTAAAGGCTCGTGACACTCGTGCAGCGAGCGACGCTATCGATGCTCATTTTGCTTGGCTCCACGAGCTCCGCGCCAGCGAGCACGAGGCCGAGGATACGCGTCAAGAATAG
- a CDS encoding SDR family NAD(P)-dependent oxidoreductase codes for MNGKTCLVFGGGSVGGEINNGLAAAITYAREGARVVIVDHQEEAVTEGIKRVQAECELAGIEPMAVGLVGDVTSDTSVRTVVERTIAESGRIDVLHNNVGIALMGGPIEQTLEEWDLTLNVNLTSMFLTCKYVLPHMLAQGSGSIINIGSVGGMRYIGYNYPSYSATKGAVTQFTQNIALEYASRGIRANTVAPGYINTPMIYRQINSLYDSVDDMIAARDALSPTGRMGNSFDVANAALFLASDESRYVNGVCIPVDGGLVQSSAPPVQGHTQGARLYS; via the coding sequence TTGAATGGAAAGACCTGTCTCGTTTTTGGGGGAGGGTCCGTCGGAGGTGAAATCAATAATGGGCTTGCTGCGGCAATTACCTATGCGCGTGAAGGTGCGCGGGTGGTGATCGTAGATCACCAAGAGGAAGCCGTCACCGAAGGAATCAAGAGAGTTCAGGCAGAGTGTGAGTTAGCCGGAATTGAACCGATGGCCGTTGGACTGGTTGGTGATGTGACCAGTGATACCTCGGTGCGCACAGTTGTCGAGCGCACCATCGCTGAATCTGGTCGCATTGATGTGCTGCACAACAACGTGGGAATCGCGCTCATGGGCGGGCCTATCGAACAGACGCTCGAGGAGTGGGATTTGACTCTTAACGTCAATCTCACCAGTATGTTCCTCACCTGCAAGTATGTGCTCCCGCACATGCTCGCACAAGGGTCCGGGAGCATCATCAACATCGGGTCTGTCGGCGGTATGCGTTACATCGGCTACAACTATCCGAGCTATTCCGCAACCAAGGGCGCTGTGACGCAGTTCACCCAGAATATCGCCCTTGAGTATGCGTCCAGAGGTATTCGGGCGAACACAGTTGCGCCAGGATACATCAACACACCAATGATCTACAGGCAGATTAATTCCTTGTACGACTCTGTTGACGACATGATCGCCGCACGCGATGCGCTCTCGCCCACAGGTCGGATGGGGAACTCGTTTGATGTGGCGAACGCCGCACTCTTTCTCGCTTCTGACGAATCACGCTACGTTAACGGCGTCTGCATTCCAGTTGACGGCGGTCTTGTGCAAAGTTCGGCCCCTCCAGTCCAGGGGCACACCCAGGGCGCGCGACTCTATTCTTGA
- a CDS encoding alpha-ketoacid dehydrogenase subunit beta: MNAEMKEMVTWRALNASLHQILEDHPEAFVLGEDITTWGTGGGTYGVTRGLLKKYGRERVLDTPISEEVLLSAVAAAAARGTRPILEIMYSDFAFLGFDGIINQAAKARYMFGGQFDTPVVIRTNGGSGIGKAAQHSQSLETLFAHIPGLEVVVPGTPGDAYGLLRTAAASDNPTIFLEHKNQYYDRGPVGTDPIPFGQARVAREGAHATVVATQQILAYSLQAAEELAAEGIEIEVIDPRTLYPFDMDAVYASVGKTRHLVVGHEAVRDYGWGAEFVAQAVEAAWDKLDAAPVRVGGARVPIPYSQVLEEAVIPSKDDIISAVKRTLC, from the coding sequence ATGAATGCAGAAATGAAAGAAATGGTGACATGGCGTGCCCTCAACGCTTCACTGCACCAGATCCTTGAAGACCACCCGGAAGCTTTTGTCCTGGGCGAGGACATTACGACCTGGGGCACAGGCGGAGGAACCTACGGTGTCACGCGGGGGCTGCTCAAGAAGTATGGTCGTGAGCGCGTGTTGGACACGCCGATCAGCGAAGAGGTGTTGCTCTCCGCGGTAGCTGCTGCTGCTGCTCGGGGGACTCGTCCGATCCTTGAGATCATGTACTCCGACTTCGCGTTTCTCGGCTTTGACGGCATCATCAACCAGGCAGCTAAAGCGCGGTACATGTTCGGAGGTCAGTTCGATACTCCCGTCGTCATTCGCACGAATGGGGGCTCAGGCATCGGCAAAGCCGCCCAACACTCCCAATCACTTGAAACGCTGTTTGCTCATATTCCCGGGCTCGAAGTTGTGGTTCCTGGGACACCGGGCGATGCGTATGGCCTGCTGCGAACTGCGGCCGCCTCGGACAATCCCACGATTTTCCTCGAACACAAGAATCAGTATTACGATCGTGGCCCGGTTGGTACTGATCCGATCCCATTCGGGCAGGCACGTGTCGCTCGCGAGGGGGCGCATGCCACAGTGGTCGCCACTCAGCAGATCCTCGCTTACTCTCTGCAAGCTGCGGAAGAGCTTGCAGCTGAGGGAATCGAAATCGAGGTTATTGACCCGCGTACTTTATATCCGTTTGACATGGACGCAGTTTACGCATCAGTAGGTAAGACTCGTCACTTGGTGGTCGGGCACGAAGCTGTACGTGATTACGGCTGGGGTGCTGAGTTTGTTGCCCAGGCCGTCGAAGCGGCCTGGGACAAGCTTGATGCAGCGCCTGTTCGCGTTGGTGGCGCAAGAGTGCCGATCCCCTATTCGCAGGTGCTTGAAGAAGCCGTAATCCCGTCAAAGGATGACATTATCAGTGCCGTGAAACGCACACTCTGTTAA
- a CDS encoding thiamine pyrophosphate-dependent dehydrogenase E1 component subunit alpha: protein MTRYQAHEQGLTGLKLMAKIREFERRMPLLSEEGLIRGSTHPSLGMEAIAVGVSLALTDGDAIASTHRGHAHTLAKGADFGRTMAEILGRSDGYCGGKGGSMHIGVKEIGVLGTNGIVGAGIGIATGAALASKQKGDRTVAVSYFGDGASNQGVLAEAFNLAAIWKLPVLFVLENNHYAQSASVEDMVAQPDLSRRGEAYGVPSFNGDGMNLPEVFALTDAAVSRARAGEGPTLLVFDTYRYLGHMAGDTEIYRSADEVETAKKNDPIANLLEQLINAGVVTQEEWETMTKQIFEEVEAAEQFARNSPFPGVSEAFADVYAKGSSE, encoded by the coding sequence ATGACTCGTTATCAAGCGCACGAACAGGGACTGACTGGCCTCAAACTCATGGCAAAAATCCGTGAGTTTGAGCGTCGCATGCCGTTGCTCTCAGAGGAGGGCCTCATCCGTGGCTCAACCCACCCCTCGCTCGGGATGGAGGCTATCGCCGTTGGCGTCTCGCTCGCCTTGACCGATGGCGATGCCATTGCGAGTACACACCGCGGTCACGCCCACACGCTCGCAAAGGGCGCTGATTTTGGGCGGACCATGGCCGAGATCCTTGGGCGGTCAGACGGGTACTGTGGCGGCAAGGGCGGCTCTATGCATATCGGCGTCAAAGAGATCGGCGTGCTGGGCACCAATGGCATTGTCGGGGCAGGGATCGGGATTGCAACTGGCGCAGCGCTCGCATCAAAACAGAAGGGTGACCGTACCGTTGCGGTCTCCTACTTCGGCGACGGGGCTTCAAACCAGGGAGTGCTGGCGGAAGCTTTCAATCTCGCAGCAATATGGAAACTTCCCGTACTTTTTGTGCTTGAGAATAACCACTACGCGCAGTCAGCTTCCGTTGAGGATATGGTCGCTCAGCCTGATCTCAGCCGGAGGGGCGAGGCCTACGGCGTGCCGTCCTTCAACGGTGATGGGATGAACCTTCCAGAGGTGTTTGCGCTCACAGACGCCGCAGTTTCTCGTGCTCGTGCGGGAGAGGGGCCGACACTGTTGGTATTCGACACCTACCGTTACTTGGGTCATATGGCTGGTGACACCGAGATCTATCGCAGTGCCGATGAAGTCGAGACGGCAAAGAAGAATGATCCGATCGCGAACTTGCTTGAGCAACTCATCAATGCAGGTGTCGTTACTCAGGAGGAATGGGAGACCATGACCAAGCAAATCTTTGAGGAGGTTGAGGCTGCAGAGCAGTTTGCGCGTAACTCACCTTTCCCCGGTGTCAGCGAGGCGTTCGCTGACGTGTACGCGAAGGGGTCGAGCGAATGA
- a CDS encoding biotin/lipoyl-containing protein has translation MDVNLTKELLGEDLEADLAEWAVEDGSTVAEGQVIASLETSKLVNELLAPTAGVITFKKAAGDLVELDETIATID, from the coding sequence ATGGATGTCAACCTCACCAAAGAGCTTCTCGGAGAAGACCTGGAAGCTGATCTTGCAGAATGGGCGGTCGAAGACGGGTCTACCGTTGCGGAGGGGCAGGTCATTGCTTCGCTCGAGACCTCGAAGCTGGTCAACGAGCTCCTTGCCCCGACGGCGGGAGTCATCACTTTCAAGAAGGCAGCGGGAGACCTCGTCGAGCTTGACGAGACTATCGCGACCATCGATTAG
- a CDS encoding PCC domain-containing protein, with protein MMQETDTVIARVLPNVDITEALLKVCHEAGYEHASVRAGLGSFVGAVFVDRSSGEQIRVDGPATEVVALIGDVHTVDGQTRARLSCTLVDRHGTIHAGELVPGENLVAATFELTVQRLDAVAHTVN; from the coding sequence ATGATGCAAGAAACTGATACGGTCATTGCCCGCGTGCTTCCCAACGTGGATATCACCGAAGCTCTGCTGAAGGTCTGTCATGAGGCTGGGTACGAACACGCCTCAGTGCGGGCAGGGCTCGGAAGCTTCGTCGGCGCAGTTTTCGTTGACCGCAGCAGCGGAGAACAGATCCGCGTTGACGGCCCCGCAACGGAAGTCGTTGCCCTCATCGGGGACGTGCACACTGTTGACGGACAGACGCGGGCCAGGCTCAGCTGCACCCTGGTCGATCGACACGGAACGATCCACGCTGGTGAACTCGTGCCAGGCGAGAATCTCGTTGCCGCAACTTTCGAGCTCACCGTGCAACGACTTGATGCAGTTGCTCACACCGTCAACTAA
- a CDS encoding SDR family NAD(P)-dependent oxidoreductase, translated as MVKDLTGKVSVVTGAASGIGQAVAIELASLGSDVLILDVLDGGKTVSAIQDLTGGTVRARSEIVDIRNRDAVSACLDEMVAAWGSLDILVNNAGTVGRLSLEDMTDEVWDRDIETNLKGTFLLTQCAVYPHMKNAGSGAIVNVSSISGIMGGANSGGDGTSVRSGPAYAASKGGVIAFTRWVAKEVGPLGITCNSVAPGPVETPMTQGVPYPVDAQPIKRIGLPRDIAAAVAFLASPNATYITGETLKVCGGTAIG; from the coding sequence ATGGTAAAAGATCTCACAGGTAAGGTGAGCGTTGTCACTGGCGCAGCTAGCGGTATCGGCCAGGCGGTGGCAATTGAACTGGCCTCGCTGGGTTCCGACGTGCTGATCCTCGACGTACTCGACGGAGGCAAGACCGTCTCAGCGATCCAGGACCTGACCGGTGGCACGGTTCGCGCTCGCAGCGAAATTGTTGACATCAGAAACCGCGATGCCGTGAGCGCATGCCTCGACGAGATGGTCGCCGCCTGGGGATCGCTCGATATTTTGGTGAACAATGCTGGCACGGTCGGGCGTCTCAGTCTTGAGGACATGACCGATGAGGTTTGGGATCGGGATATTGAGACAAATCTCAAGGGAACGTTTCTCCTGACACAGTGCGCTGTATATCCCCACATGAAGAACGCCGGATCCGGTGCGATTGTAAATGTGAGTTCCATTTCAGGCATCATGGGTGGTGCGAATTCGGGAGGCGATGGCACCTCTGTGCGATCCGGCCCCGCGTACGCCGCATCAAAGGGCGGAGTCATTGCGTTTACTCGGTGGGTAGCGAAGGAAGTGGGCCCACTTGGAATTACCTGCAACTCGGTCGCACCTGGCCCTGTTGAGACCCCCATGACGCAGGGAGTTCCCTACCCAGTAGACGCGCAGCCAATCAAACGAATTGGTCTGCCCCGGGACATCGCCGCCGCGGTCGCCTTCCTGGCGTCGCCGAATGCGACCTACATCACGGGCGAAACTCTCAAGGTGTGCGGAGGTACCGCCATCGGCTGA
- a CDS encoding TRAP transporter large permease subunit, which translates to MVFKAFLRAAPGLLVPVIILGGIYGGIFTPTESAAVASVYALVVGLFITRDLKIKEVFSIFTSAGVMSGRIMLIIAAATLFAYVITRNHIAKVVAAWMLDLTDSMVLLVLLITLALLVAGMFLDAISAFYLFIPLFVPVLLELGMDLTTIGVMMTMNLAIGLITPPVGIDLFVAAGIAKIPFTEAVKGIMPFVVSGIAVLMIVTFIPALSNWLPDLLGL; encoded by the coding sequence GTGGTTTTCAAGGCCTTCCTTCGTGCTGCACCCGGTCTGCTGGTTCCTGTCATCATTCTCGGGGGCATCTACGGGGGAATATTTACTCCTACAGAGTCAGCGGCCGTCGCGTCTGTTTACGCCCTGGTCGTCGGGCTATTCATCACCCGTGATCTGAAAATCAAGGAAGTCTTCTCGATCTTCACTTCTGCTGGCGTTATGTCGGGCAGAATCATGTTGATCATTGCAGCGGCAACACTATTTGCGTACGTCATCACGAGAAATCACATTGCAAAGGTAGTGGCTGCATGGATGCTCGACCTTACCGACAGCATGGTCCTGCTGGTGCTCCTAATTACTCTGGCACTACTTGTCGCTGGCATGTTCCTTGACGCAATTTCGGCCTTCTATCTTTTCATTCCGCTGTTTGTTCCGGTCCTATTGGAACTCGGGATGGATCTCACGACCATCGGCGTAATGATGACCATGAATCTCGCAATCGGTTTGATTACACCGCCGGTTGGAATCGACCTATTTGTCGCCGCTGGTATCGCGAAAATTCCGTTCACAGAAGCAGTGAAAGGCATCATGCCATTCGTTGTGTCGGGGATCGCCGTATTGATGATCGTGACATTCATTCCAGCATTGAGTAATTGGCTGCCAGATTTGCTCGGCTTATAG
- a CDS encoding TRAP transporter large permease subunit produces MIELVLFGTFLVCLFVGVPVSVAMGLSAFATITFTGGVKALAPASSILYAGLASETLLAIPFFILAGVIMELTGISRRLIEFADACFGHLKNGIALTAILTALLFSSISGSGPATVAAIGGILIPALVKHGYSKRHSAALVATSGELGIILPPSIAYIVFAVVAADYAGPGVDRVTIGRLFMAGVVPGLILVVVLYFIALFLPRDLATAKASAAKHLDKALGKSNNLAQFATANGAAKSAKPEGSVLTAAPRDDASG; encoded by the coding sequence GTGATCGAACTCGTGCTTTTCGGAACCTTTTTAGTCTGTCTTTTCGTTGGTGTGCCAGTCTCTGTCGCGATGGGTCTTTCCGCATTTGCCACCATCACGTTCACCGGCGGAGTCAAAGCGCTTGCTCCAGCATCGAGCATCCTGTACGCCGGTCTTGCCTCGGAGACGCTGCTCGCTATCCCATTCTTCATTCTCGCTGGTGTGATTATGGAGCTCACGGGAATCTCGCGTCGATTGATCGAGTTTGCTGACGCCTGTTTCGGTCACCTAAAGAACGGAATTGCACTCACCGCGATTCTAACTGCACTGCTGTTCTCCTCGATTTCCGGATCGGGGCCCGCAACTGTGGCCGCGATTGGCGGGATCTTGATACCGGCGCTCGTAAAGCACGGCTACTCGAAACGGCATTCGGCCGCGCTTGTAGCTACCTCGGGCGAGTTGGGTATTATTTTGCCGCCGAGTATCGCTTACATCGTGTTCGCGGTGGTAGCGGCTGATTATGCCGGACCTGGTGTCGACCGCGTCACGATTGGACGCTTGTTTATGGCGGGTGTGGTACCGGGCCTCATCCTTGTCGTCGTGCTGTACTTTATTGCGCTCTTCCTGCCTCGTGATCTTGCGACCGCGAAAGCGAGCGCCGCGAAGCATCTAGATAAGGCGCTCGGCAAGAGCAACAACCTTGCTCAGTTCGCAACCGCGAATGGCGCAGCGAAGAGCGCCAAGCCCGAAGGCTCGGTGCTGACAGCGGCCCCCAGAGACGACGCCTCAGGGTAG
- a CDS encoding TRAP transporter small permease, with the protein MFDLILRRFENTIIAITFLFITLLAFANVVARYVFHASFSFTSELLVNLAVLLTMVGAAAATRLGTHPSFSLLRDSTRGALHKTIIVIVCLGMLVFFGMLLWLGIGTALNQLNSGRLTPALQIPQGIFSLGLPIGALLCGIRTVQVAVIELRGGEAFRGEDTEVIELAAEVEARSLEAEGIRSQKEGGRK; encoded by the coding sequence ATGTTTGATCTCATCCTTCGCAGGTTTGAAAACACGATCATTGCCATCACTTTTTTGTTCATCACCCTTTTGGCTTTTGCCAATGTGGTGGCAAGATACGTGTTCCATGCCTCCTTTTCGTTCACTAGCGAGCTGCTCGTTAACCTCGCTGTGCTGCTAACTATGGTGGGTGCCGCCGCTGCCACGCGTCTTGGTACTCACCCCAGTTTTAGCCTGCTTCGCGACTCGACCCGCGGAGCCCTTCACAAGACCATAATCGTGATCGTCTGCCTGGGCATGCTGGTCTTTTTCGGAATGCTGCTGTGGCTCGGTATTGGGACGGCTCTGAACCAATTGAACTCAGGTCGCCTGACCCCAGCGCTCCAGATCCCGCAGGGGATATTCTCTCTGGGCCTACCGATCGGAGCTCTGCTGTGCGGAATTCGTACTGTCCAGGTTGCAGTGATTGAGCTTCGCGGTGGCGAGGCATTTAGGGGAGAAGACACCGAAGTGATCGAGCTTGCTGCGGAGGTCGAGGCTAGGTCGCTTGAGGCTGAAGGAATCCGTAGCCAGAAGGAAGGTGGGCGAAAGTGA
- a CDS encoding DctP family TRAP transporter solute-binding subunit, with amino-acid sequence MKKITFAAVIAASALVLTACSSGGAATGSGDETYNWDMTITVSETSTWWAGAEKFGELLDEKSDGRMTLNIFANEQLSGGDPAAGVEMLTNGDKTFSYNSPIIYSGIDPRFSAITAPFLYADYEEADAAIADGGAAAYEKLTEDLNIKMLGFGESGFRQVTNSKKEITTPSDIAGLKLRVAGSELFLNIYQELGADPVTMNFSEVFTSLQNGTIDGQENPFDVISSNGLMEVQGYLSVWNYVYDPLILGMNLDQYNALSDADKAIVDEAAAEANEFQIKLSRDAEATQLAEMKEQMKVTELSPAQLVAFREALQPVYDRYESKWTAEVLEAVQPK; translated from the coding sequence TTGAAAAAGATCACGTTCGCAGCGGTCATCGCTGCTTCTGCCCTGGTGCTCACCGCATGCTCGAGCGGGGGTGCAGCAACGGGTTCAGGTGATGAAACCTATAACTGGGATATGACGATCACGGTATCCGAGACCTCTACCTGGTGGGCCGGAGCTGAGAAGTTTGGTGAGCTCCTCGACGAAAAGTCAGACGGACGGATGACACTCAACATCTTCGCCAATGAGCAGCTCTCTGGTGGAGACCCAGCAGCCGGTGTTGAGATGCTCACCAATGGAGATAAGACCTTTTCGTACAACTCCCCCATCATTTACTCCGGTATAGACCCCAGGTTCTCGGCGATCACCGCTCCGTTCTTGTATGCCGACTACGAGGAAGCTGACGCTGCTATTGCGGATGGCGGTGCTGCGGCCTACGAAAAGCTCACCGAGGATCTGAATATCAAGATGCTTGGCTTCGGGGAGTCCGGTTTCCGCCAGGTGACAAATAGCAAGAAAGAAATCACTACCCCGTCCGATATTGCTGGGCTGAAACTTCGTGTCGCTGGATCAGAGCTCTTTCTGAACATCTATCAAGAGCTGGGCGCGGATCCGGTGACCATGAACTTCTCTGAGGTCTTCACTTCTCTGCAGAACGGCACGATTGACGGGCAAGAAAACCCTTTCGACGTGATCTCTTCAAACGGCCTGATGGAGGTGCAAGGCTACCTTTCAGTTTGGAACTATGTCTATGATCCGCTCATCCTCGGCATGAACCTCGACCAGTACAACGCGCTGAGTGACGCGGACAAAGCGATCGTTGATGAGGCTGCAGCAGAAGCCAACGAGTTCCAGATCAAGCTCAGCCGTGATGCTGAGGCAACTCAGCTCGCAGAGATGAAAGAACAGATGAAGGTTACTGAACTCTCGCCGGCCCAGCTTGTAGCGTTCCGTGAAGCACTCCAACCGGTATACGACCGCTACGAATCCAAGTGGACCGCTGAAGTCCTCGAAGCGGTCCAGCCCAAGTAG
- a CDS encoding AEC family transporter: protein MSSGIPAAFVWLSLGSSSGVFLIVYLVARQKRVRPRSLARNPLPGPLAVASTYGNVGYLGIPVAVSIFGAEAALAASIGQLIHNLLFMVGYPLLSSVENRSSSFQGNYRDLGRTTWRVLKRSLVLNPIVLSVAAGLVVGRLGVQAPEVFSMTIGMFGNAAVPVAMFAVGLTVKSALNAIRSGGIPIVAVGVASAVKLLVLPLATLGLAAVISGDLGPMWVAVAVVMAAMPVSSSASILAFEHDGDARLVSAVTVVTSLCAVFTIPLMIAILR from the coding sequence ATGTCCAGTGGTATTCCTGCCGCATTTGTGTGGCTCTCGCTCGGATCCTCATCGGGGGTGTTCCTGATCGTCTACCTTGTTGCCAGGCAGAAGCGAGTGAGGCCGCGGTCCCTGGCGAGGAATCCACTTCCTGGGCCGCTCGCCGTCGCTTCCACCTATGGAAATGTCGGGTACCTTGGCATCCCGGTTGCGGTAAGCATCTTCGGCGCCGAGGCTGCACTGGCTGCCTCAATTGGCCAGTTGATTCATAATCTTCTTTTCATGGTGGGATACCCACTGTTGAGCTCAGTTGAAAACCGCAGTTCGTCATTTCAAGGTAACTACCGTGATCTGGGCCGCACGACCTGGCGGGTCTTGAAACGTTCCTTGGTGCTGAACCCGATTGTGCTGAGTGTTGCAGCGGGCCTAGTTGTTGGCCGCCTCGGGGTTCAGGCGCCGGAGGTGTTCAGTATGACCATCGGAATGTTCGGGAATGCCGCCGTGCCGGTGGCAATGTTCGCAGTGGGGCTGACAGTGAAATCGGCGCTCAATGCCATTCGGTCTGGCGGAATCCCAATCGTCGCGGTGGGTGTTGCCTCAGCTGTGAAACTCCTGGTTCTGCCGCTTGCGACGCTGGGGCTTGCTGCGGTGATTAGCGGGGATCTCGGCCCAATGTGGGTGGCCGTGGCTGTGGTTATGGCCGCGATGCCAGTGTCCTCATCTGCTAGCATCCTTGCTTTTGAACATGACGGTGACGCGCGCCTTGTCTCAGCGGTGACAGTGGTGACCAGTCTTTGTGCTGTCTTCACGATTCCGCTGATGATCGCGATCCTTCGCTAG